From the genome of Ornithobacterium rhinotracheale, one region includes:
- a CDS encoding carboxypeptidase regulatory-like domain-containing protein, translating to MIRLWLSFLVIMISFNLYCQTKITGTVKSSSDEKVLYDAQVTLKGLGQSVQSDRIGYFQFIDVPNGSYTVEVNKVGYESYTQDFVVNGEKVIDLGDLFLSYDPQSVNVGVITLSSDELSSDESSTQSSVGLLQSSKDVFAKVAAYELGSFWFRPRGYDNKYSDVFFNGVRMNKIDNDRVDFGNWGGLNDVTRYPAEVTYGIAPSDYTFGDLGGVTYMDTRPSNLRTGNSLSYSLTNRSYRQRLMFTHNSGINAKGWGFTVSGARRWANEGRIPGTFYDAWAYYLGIEKRFNNKHSLLLSGFGAPNRRSSSSPNTQELYDLMGTDYNAYWGYQDGEKRSERIKKTHEPLVSLTHYWNITETSRLTTTLGYQFGENSSSRLDWNKAENPSPTYYRNLPSFYTYYTIPEMYSQSNIKKAEELTNLWKTDENFSQINWKRLYQLNQTFYGEAKYFLLSDVNRDKTFTFNSNYRNQISNAFGVHANLSYQKTNSTLYRQLDDLLGAKYVLDVDDFADAGQSGNSDESNPNRKAYKNNRVQYNYELDVDKIDAYLAGNYKVDNFDFTLGLKLANTSIQRNGLFDYYRYKNSKGKSEKHNFLDFGTKLNVTYKINGRNYVVMNAAYFTNAPTANDVFPQQRTNNLSIPDLKSAQIFSGDLSYLLRGSRVKARATGYFTDIKNEVETAFGYLERDNQNSNANLFTAEVTSGVAKQHFGAELAVEAQLSTTFTVNAAAAIGEYLYKNNPDLYYLSDEYSNQGGYQYEGKTYIKDYHVAASPQKAFSVGFQYRSPKYWWVGATANYLGDNYVSLAKTRRTKNFFMDKTTGMPYQEVVYDYSRNPEIVKTFVQQEKLDNAFMLNANAGKTFRIGNYYVGLSLSVNNVLNNKNYITSGFEQLRLANYQSLTDQRKRRTFGNKYWYDQGTSYFLNIFVRF from the coding sequence ATGATTAGATTATGGTTAAGTTTTTTGGTAATTATGATTTCTTTTAATCTTTATTGCCAAACAAAAATTACAGGAACGGTGAAATCCTCTTCCGATGAAAAGGTCTTGTACGATGCACAAGTTACCTTAAAAGGTTTAGGGCAAAGCGTTCAGTCTGACAGAATTGGGTATTTCCAATTCATAGATGTTCCTAATGGCTCCTACACCGTGGAAGTAAACAAAGTAGGCTATGAATCATACACACAAGATTTTGTGGTAAATGGTGAGAAAGTAATAGATTTAGGAGATTTATTCCTTTCTTATGACCCGCAATCTGTGAATGTGGGCGTGATTACGCTTTCTTCTGACGAGTTATCTTCAGACGAGTCGAGCACACAATCGTCTGTGGGACTTCTGCAATCGTCTAAAGATGTATTTGCTAAAGTAGCTGCTTATGAATTAGGTTCGTTCTGGTTTAGACCACGCGGATACGACAACAAATACAGCGATGTATTCTTCAATGGTGTACGCATGAACAAAATTGATAACGACCGTGTGGATTTCGGAAACTGGGGAGGGCTCAACGATGTTACTCGCTACCCTGCCGAGGTGACTTACGGTATTGCTCCATCTGATTATACTTTTGGAGATCTAGGCGGAGTTACTTACATGGACACTCGCCCTTCAAACTTAAGAACTGGAAATAGCTTATCTTATTCTTTGACTAATCGCTCTTACCGCCAGCGTTTGATGTTTACTCACAACTCAGGAATCAATGCTAAAGGTTGGGGCTTTACTGTTTCTGGAGCTCGCCGCTGGGCAAACGAGGGTAGAATCCCTGGCACATTCTATGATGCGTGGGCATACTATTTAGGTATCGAAAAAAGATTCAATAATAAACATTCATTATTATTAAGTGGCTTTGGAGCACCAAATCGCAGAAGCTCAAGTAGCCCAAATACTCAGGAGCTTTATGATTTAATGGGCACCGACTATAATGCCTACTGGGGATACCAAGATGGAGAAAAGCGTAGCGAAAGAATCAAAAAAACACATGAGCCTCTCGTTTCCCTAACTCATTATTGGAATATTACCGAAACTTCTCGCTTAACTACTACTTTAGGTTACCAATTTGGGGAAAATTCTAGTTCTCGTTTAGATTGGAACAAGGCAGAAAATCCTTCTCCTACTTATTACAGAAATTTGCCTAGTTTCTATACCTATTATACAATACCTGAAATGTATTCTCAGTCCAATATTAAAAAGGCTGAAGAGCTTACAAATCTTTGGAAAACAGATGAAAACTTTAGCCAAATTAATTGGAAACGATTATACCAACTGAACCAAACTTTCTATGGTGAGGCTAAATATTTCTTATTAAGCGATGTAAATAGAGACAAGACTTTTACCTTTAACTCAAATTATAGAAATCAAATCTCTAATGCCTTTGGGGTACATGCCAATTTAAGCTATCAAAAAACAAATTCTACGCTTTATCGCCAATTAGACGATTTACTCGGGGCTAAATATGTGCTTGATGTTGATGATTTTGCCGATGCGGGACAATCTGGAAACAGCGACGAAAGCAATCCTAATCGTAAGGCTTATAAAAACAATCGCGTTCAGTACAACTACGAGCTTGATGTAGATAAAATTGATGCTTACCTTGCAGGAAACTATAAAGTAGATAATTTCGATTTTACTTTAGGATTAAAATTAGCCAATACTTCAATCCAAAGAAACGGACTTTTTGATTACTATAGATACAAAAATTCTAAAGGAAAAAGCGAAAAACATAATTTCCTAGATTTTGGAACTAAATTAAATGTAACTTACAAAATAAATGGTAGAAATTATGTGGTGATGAATGCTGCGTATTTCACCAATGCTCCTACTGCCAATGATGTGTTCCCTCAACAAAGAACAAATAATTTGAGTATTCCAGATTTAAAGAGTGCTCAAATCTTTTCAGGAGATTTAAGCTATTTATTGAGAGGTTCTCGCGTTAAGGCTCGAGCAACAGGGTATTTCACCGACATTAAAAATGAAGTAGAAACTGCCTTTGGCTATCTTGAAAGAGATAATCAAAACTCAAATGCAAACTTATTTACTGCCGAAGTTACTTCTGGCGTTGCAAAACAACACTTCGGTGCAGAACTAGCAGTTGAGGCTCAACTCTCCACCACTTTCACTGTAAATGCTGCAGCGGCAATTGGAGAATATTTGTATAAAAATAATCCAGATTTATACTATTTGTCAGACGAGTATTCTAACCAAGGAGGCTACCAATACGAAGGAAAAACTTATATAAAAGATTATCATGTAGCGGCATCTCCTCAAAAAGCATTTTCTGTAGGATTCCAATACAGAAGCCCTAAATACTGGTGGGTGGGAGCTACTGCCAATTATCTTGGAGACAATTATGTGTCTCTGGCTAAAACACGCCGCACCAAAAACTTCTTTATGGACAAAACAACTGGTATGCCTTATCAAGAAGTTGTGTATGACTACTCAAGAAATCCAGAAATTGTAAAAACATTTGTTCAACAAGAAAAGTTAGACAATGCATTCATGCTTAATGCCAATGCTGGAAAAACCTTCAGAATTGGAAATTACTATGTGGGCTTAAGCCTTTCTGTAAACAATGTTTTAAATAACAAAAACTACATCACTAGCGGATTTGAACAACTAAGACTTGCGAATTACCAATCTTTGACAGACCAAAGAAAGAGAAGAACTTTTGGCAACAAGTATTGGTATGACCAAGGTACTAGCTATTTCTTAAACATCTTTGTGAGATTTTAA
- a CDS encoding DUF5689 domain-containing protein, which produces MKNKTTLKLFSLLFFISFGLWSCVDNEDHGLPNLDLNCVSDDANETISPIQSLVKDFSGNHEITENVILSGYVVSSDEGGNFYQQIIIQDNKSPEFNGIEVSAAIKGYSDYFPIGARVKVFAKGLIIAKDRGVIKLGVKDSKFPVGRIPEKEVFNHLKFYCSKELTTPAARVYTDISKALQDGNVNTLIRLENVYFPAANGQQTFVPKGEKASNLSIKDEKGNTLDLRNSSFVKWADNIVPRGKGSITLILSKYNDSYQAFINNLSDININDDPNFTAPTQTQDITTLEAANANESDFKLNEKVKLHGFIKLINGKFSSINFGDGTVIQIQAKKGLWNTLPKAFQDKINKEGQEVTITGTFSNYTLKDKKVVKAIFYEAESDVEFGNATAPSSPTNPTTGEEPNTNLIDFEGISDISNSYDSTGTINGKDGVVVTFVGRTDMDKYPIEGKGIMIKDNSYVKITFPKGVKTIELDYRSAYTNKTKRKLKIIEGDENSENIIDTKTFDISDDIHKLKLTPNATGKYILTLKADSKQVVIDNIKWTK; this is translated from the coding sequence ATGAAAAATAAAACAACTTTAAAATTATTCTCTCTACTTTTCTTTATCAGCTTTGGCTTATGGAGTTGTGTAGACAATGAAGACCATGGTTTGCCCAATTTAGATCTAAATTGCGTATCCGATGATGCCAATGAAACGATTAGCCCAATTCAATCTTTAGTCAAAGATTTCTCTGGCAATCATGAAATTACTGAAAATGTGATATTATCTGGCTATGTAGTATCAAGCGACGAGGGGGGGAATTTCTACCAACAAATAATCATTCAAGACAATAAATCTCCTGAATTCAATGGCATTGAGGTTTCCGCCGCGATAAAAGGTTATAGCGACTATTTTCCAATTGGTGCCCGTGTAAAAGTCTTTGCAAAAGGTTTAATTATTGCTAAAGACCGTGGAGTAATAAAATTAGGAGTAAAAGACTCTAAATTTCCTGTTGGAAGGATTCCAGAAAAAGAAGTCTTTAATCACTTAAAATTCTATTGCAGCAAAGAACTAACAACTCCTGCAGCTAGAGTGTACACAGACATTAGCAAGGCTCTTCAAGATGGAAATGTGAACACACTTATCCGTTTAGAAAATGTTTATTTCCCTGCGGCTAATGGGCAACAAACCTTTGTACCAAAAGGCGAAAAAGCTAGCAACCTTTCTATTAAAGACGAAAAAGGAAATACTTTAGATTTAAGAAACTCATCTTTTGTAAAATGGGCAGACAACATTGTCCCAAGAGGAAAAGGAAGTATTACGCTAATTTTGAGCAAATACAATGATTCTTACCAAGCATTTATTAATAATTTAAGCGACATCAACATTAATGATGATCCTAATTTTACTGCTCCAACGCAAACTCAAGACATTACAACTCTTGAGGCAGCTAATGCAAATGAAAGCGATTTCAAATTAAATGAAAAAGTAAAATTACATGGTTTTATCAAGCTCATTAATGGAAAATTCTCTAGTATTAATTTTGGGGATGGCACCGTGATTCAAATTCAAGCTAAAAAAGGATTGTGGAACACTTTGCCTAAAGCTTTCCAAGATAAAATAAATAAAGAAGGGCAAGAAGTTACAATCACTGGAACTTTCTCTAATTATACTTTAAAAGACAAAAAAGTGGTTAAAGCAATCTTTTATGAGGCAGAGAGCGATGTAGAGTTTGGAAACGCTACCGCGCCTTCATCACCGACAAATCCCACAACGGGAGAAGAGCCAAATACTAATCTGATTGATTTTGAAGGCATTTCAGATATAAGTAATTCATACGATTCAACTGGCACAATCAATGGAAAAGATGGCGTAGTCGTTACCTTTGTGGGCAGAACAGATATGGACAAATATCCAATTGAAGGAAAAGGTATCATGATTAAAGATAATTCCTATGTGAAAATTACATTCCCTAAAGGTGTTAAAACCATAGAACTTGACTACAGAAGTGCTTACACAAACAAAACTAAAAGAAAATTAAAAATAATTGAAGGTGACGAAAATAGCGAAAACATAATTGATACTAAAACCTTTGATATATCAGATGATATTCATAAACTAAAACTAACTCCTAATGCTACAGGTAAATATATTTTAACACTTAAAGCAGATAGTAAACAAGTAGTAATAGACAATATTAAATGGACAAAATAA
- a CDS encoding choice-of-anchor J domain-containing protein gives MKKFFSLLMIAGTMGLYAQKIVIQEDFSGGLPETWQVDSNHKYRKWKYKNYKDFHYMNMSAFSGKGKPTAKIKTNLYTPIISAEEKGCKLMFSLANAYSNGNPLEVFIVDKNNHLVKSIDSKFYAPLVDNEGRYNNDFKQTPWIELPELNKDYKINFRYNSKGDVSSTIQLSEVDVWCAE, from the coding sequence ATGAAAAAGTTTTTTTCTCTTTTAATGATTGCGGGAACGATGGGCTTGTATGCACAAAAAATTGTGATTCAAGAGGATTTTTCTGGTGGGCTACCAGAAACCTGGCAAGTGGATTCCAACCACAAATACCGAAAATGGAAATATAAAAATTACAAGGATTTCCACTACATGAATATGTCTGCTTTTTCGGGCAAAGGAAAGCCTACAGCAAAAATCAAGACCAATCTATACACGCCCATCATAAGTGCAGAAGAAAAGGGGTGCAAACTGATGTTCTCATTAGCCAATGCTTATAGCAATGGCAATCCGCTAGAAGTTTTTATTGTGGATAAGAACAATCATTTAGTAAAATCCATTGATTCCAAATTTTATGCACCCTTGGTGGACAACGAGGGGCGTTACAACAATGATTTTAAGCAAACTCCGTGGATAGAACTGCCCGAGCTGAATAAGGATTATAAAATCAATTTTAGATATAATAGTAAAGGCGATGTAAGCTCCACGATTCAGCTGAGCGAAGTAGATGTATGGTGCGCTGAATAA
- a CDS encoding RagB/SusD family nutrient uptake outer membrane protein yields the protein MKKILTYIVLSAALVLNTSCLEDLTSKASLDANMNLAENDVNTLLTGLYKSVRKPNNYGYFSIMCTEIMSDNYRPYKFQWFQVQNLFEHKVPSNDILLGYNYSSYYQAIDRANTILGVPSATDAQKAAAKFYRAYTYLRLYDMYERVPLIDVNYKGGPIAPSSKEDVLKFILDDLKFAKEHLPEFDLKNPKGSMKLPNKEGAAAVLARVLRIKGDIQAAGAEAEYVIKTNKFSISPNPKERDGEVIVMLKGNKAEEVGSWGWIMSYDAKTWNCFGAADDLVALISDEDTRRILFDFAKKDERQGFVFSNKYKTEDNSDLLIARIPEMYLISAEAGNANRLEEFQKIRKSKLQLKDERRLEMSFEWTRWEDMKLEGLTDYVLPYPQGAKDSNPLLK from the coding sequence ATGAAAAAGATATTAACATACATAGTATTGTCTGCGGCATTAGTTTTAAACACCTCGTGTCTAGAAGATTTAACATCAAAAGCATCGTTAGATGCTAATATGAACTTAGCTGAAAATGATGTGAATACATTGTTGACAGGTTTGTACAAAAGTGTGAGAAAACCAAACAATTATGGCTATTTTTCCATTATGTGTACGGAAATTATGAGCGATAATTACCGCCCCTATAAATTCCAATGGTTTCAAGTACAGAATCTTTTTGAACATAAAGTTCCAAGCAATGATATTTTATTAGGTTACAATTATTCAAGTTATTACCAAGCGATTGATAGAGCTAATACAATTTTAGGAGTGCCATCTGCCACAGATGCACAGAAGGCTGCTGCCAAATTTTATAGAGCATATACCTATCTTAGGCTTTATGATATGTATGAAAGGGTACCGCTGATAGATGTAAATTATAAAGGAGGGCCTATTGCACCATCTAGCAAAGAAGATGTTTTAAAATTCATTTTAGATGATTTAAAATTTGCAAAAGAACATCTTCCTGAATTTGACCTGAAAAACCCTAAAGGCTCAATGAAATTACCAAACAAAGAAGGTGCAGCCGCTGTCTTGGCTAGAGTATTAAGAATTAAAGGGGACATTCAAGCTGCGGGTGCAGAGGCTGAATATGTTATAAAAACCAATAAATTTAGTATTTCTCCTAATCCCAAAGAAAGAGATGGCGAGGTTATCGTAATGTTAAAGGGAAACAAAGCCGAAGAGGTTGGAAGCTGGGGATGGATTATGAGCTACGATGCTAAAACTTGGAACTGTTTTGGTGCAGCAGATGATTTAGTTGCTTTAATATCAGATGAAGATACTAGACGAATACTTTTTGACTTTGCTAAAAAAGATGAAAGACAAGGATTTGTGTTTTCAAATAAATATAAAACAGAAGACAACTCTGATCTCTTAATCGCTAGAATCCCTGAAATGTACTTAATTTCAGCAGAGGCAGGAAACGCAAACCGGCTTGAAGAATTTCAAAAAATTAGAAAGTCTAAACTTCAATTAAAAGATGAGCGAAGACTTGAGATGTCATTTGAATGGACTAGATGGGAAGACATGAAGCTTGAAGGGCTCACAGATTATGTGTTGCCGTATCCGCAAGGAGCCAAGGATTCAAACCCATTACTAAAATAA
- a CDS encoding TonB-dependent receptor, with protein MRRNLTRLFAIGAFCLSFYAYGQQKPIAGRVLDSNGFPIQDAYVYVEGSDKGVYTDENGNYTIEAKDGDVLGVEFIGFDTKNIKVGDGASYDVKLEKGGEINLKSLVAVGYGNQTEKDVTGAITSVKPEELENKSVASITQALQGKSPGLQIVNSSGRAGDQTQISIRGNGSLMASNNVLYVIDGVPQESMGSLSNEDIKSISVLKDAASAAIYGSRASNGVILIETKKGGYGEKTTVRLNVSRGFSKPVKVYDLLNAAQYKQIHDVSRENYMRDIADGKMNGPKDAGILTPMGDSPYDTDWLKYIVRDVASLENYSLSIGGGGMTTRSYFSASYFKQEGLIKEDNYEKSRLRLNVEQKITDFLSMGVNSYFSYTMAKTYADGNSTYNPWTMAIKAPPTAPAYKDGKIYKGTFKNPLWAFERDEVSHWQKLGGQFYFDVEPLKDLKWRSTYSGSIDNGRINRYDAPSTRRGQNGDGKPTGYGYYETNNNRNYQFENTLTWNKSFFNKNLKMNLLAGHTYQHWDYEDAYVQGEKFSSDDLKWLVSAGEINKGRSYILSIGLESVFTRMQLNWKDKYLFMASVRRDGSTKFSDGNKWGTFPAASLGWVVSEEDFLKGNASINLLKLRASYGLTGNQSGISYAVGQKLLTGGENYDQEPGLASVDIYNPDLKWETGYSSNIGLDLKLWKRFNLSVDVYSKITKDLLNRVSVEWETGFKTMLKNAGEINNKGFEVNASVDIIKKQDLKWNLATNFSYNENKIKNLGMDRNYYTTGFVSIVKEGESLGAFYLLENLGIAQQEYTYRDAQGNVTHTVQPGDVIYKDQNGDGVINDDDRIVYTGGIAPVYGGVSTSLSYKGFDLSISGQYSINKKIYAMYREDLLNGGAIGYPAFSDNMVTDALDYWSVNNTNASQPRPHMAAQISSWNNQISSRFLDKADYFRISDITLGFDLKSIKSLNLGLVEGLKVYVQARNPFTFTSYKGLDPEGQYVDQRVSNNQNESDGAKIRSGVDNGVVPNMKSINVGLSVKF; from the coding sequence ATGAGGAGAAATTTAACAAGATTATTCGCCATTGGTGCTTTCTGCTTATCATTCTATGCGTATGGTCAGCAAAAACCAATAGCAGGTAGAGTGTTAGACTCAAATGGCTTCCCAATACAAGATGCATATGTCTATGTAGAAGGAAGCGACAAGGGAGTTTATACCGATGAGAATGGAAATTATACCATTGAGGCAAAAGATGGAGATGTTTTAGGAGTCGAATTTATAGGGTTTGATACGAAGAATATTAAAGTAGGAGATGGGGCAAGTTATGATGTGAAGTTGGAAAAAGGAGGAGAAATTAATTTAAAGTCACTAGTTGCAGTAGGGTATGGTAATCAGACTGAAAAGGATGTAACTGGGGCTATAACATCAGTAAAGCCAGAGGAGTTAGAAAATAAGTCGGTGGCGTCTATAACTCAGGCCTTGCAGGGTAAATCTCCAGGTTTGCAGATTGTAAACTCGAGTGGTAGAGCGGGAGATCAAACACAAATCAGTATTAGGGGGAATGGGTCTCTTATGGCATCTAACAATGTATTGTATGTAATTGATGGGGTTCCGCAAGAATCTATGGGATCTTTAAGTAACGAGGATATCAAAAGTATATCGGTGCTGAAGGACGCTGCTTCTGCTGCAATTTACGGTTCAAGAGCATCTAACGGAGTAATTTTAATTGAAACAAAAAAAGGTGGATATGGTGAAAAAACAACAGTTCGGCTAAATGTTTCTAGAGGCTTCTCAAAACCTGTAAAAGTCTATGATTTGTTAAATGCAGCTCAGTACAAACAAATCCATGATGTGTCTAGAGAAAACTATATGCGTGATATAGCTGATGGTAAAATGAATGGGCCTAAAGATGCAGGAATATTGACTCCTATGGGAGATTCTCCATACGATACCGATTGGTTAAAGTACATTGTGAGAGATGTAGCTTCTTTAGAGAACTACTCCTTAAGTATAGGTGGTGGTGGAATGACAACTAGATCTTATTTCTCGGCGTCATACTTTAAACAAGAAGGGCTGATTAAAGAGGATAATTACGAGAAATCTAGATTGAGATTGAATGTTGAGCAAAAAATTACTGATTTTTTGTCAATGGGAGTTAATTCATATTTCTCATATACTATGGCTAAAACTTACGCAGATGGCAATAGTACATATAATCCATGGACGATGGCCATAAAAGCACCGCCTACAGCTCCAGCTTATAAAGATGGAAAAATATATAAAGGGACTTTCAAGAATCCACTTTGGGCATTTGAAAGAGATGAGGTAAGTCACTGGCAAAAATTAGGAGGACAATTCTATTTTGATGTTGAGCCTTTAAAAGATTTGAAATGGCGTTCAACTTACAGTGGAAGTATTGATAATGGACGCATCAATAGATACGACGCTCCAAGCACCAGAAGAGGACAAAATGGTGATGGAAAACCAACAGGATATGGTTATTATGAAACAAATAACAATAGAAATTATCAGTTTGAAAATACCTTAACATGGAACAAAAGCTTCTTTAATAAAAATTTAAAGATGAATCTCTTAGCTGGGCATACTTATCAACACTGGGATTATGAGGACGCATATGTTCAGGGAGAGAAATTTTCGTCTGATGACTTGAAGTGGCTGGTTTCCGCAGGAGAGATCAATAAAGGTAGAAGCTATATTTTGAGTATAGGATTGGAGTCTGTGTTTACTCGTATGCAGCTGAACTGGAAAGATAAATATTTGTTCATGGCATCTGTGCGTAGAGATGGATCTACTAAATTTTCGGATGGAAACAAATGGGGAACATTCCCTGCGGCATCTTTAGGATGGGTAGTTTCAGAAGAGGATTTCTTGAAAGGTAATGCTAGCATCAATTTGTTGAAGTTAAGAGCTTCTTATGGATTGACAGGAAACCAATCTGGAATCAGCTATGCTGTAGGGCAAAAACTTCTCACAGGAGGTGAAAATTATGACCAAGAACCAGGATTAGCAAGTGTAGATATTTACAATCCAGATTTAAAATGGGAAACAGGATACAGCTCAAACATTGGTTTAGATTTGAAACTTTGGAAAAGATTTAATTTAAGCGTTGATGTATATTCAAAAATCACAAAAGATTTATTGAATAGAGTGAGTGTTGAGTGGGAAACAGGTTTTAAAACAATGCTTAAAAACGCAGGAGAGATAAACAATAAAGGCTTTGAGGTAAATGCTTCTGTTGATATAATTAAAAAACAAGACCTAAAATGGAATTTGGCAACTAATTTTTCTTACAACGAAAACAAGATCAAAAATTTAGGTATGGATAGAAATTATTATACCACAGGATTTGTTTCTATCGTTAAAGAAGGTGAAAGCTTAGGTGCCTTTTATCTATTAGAGAATTTAGGTATTGCACAGCAGGAATACACATACAGAGATGCCCAGGGCAATGTAACCCATACAGTGCAGCCAGGTGATGTTATTTACAAAGATCAAAATGGCGATGGTGTGATCAATGATGATGATAGAATTGTGTATACGGGAGGAATTGCCCCAGTTTATGGAGGCGTTTCAACATCATTAAGCTACAAAGGGTTTGACTTATCTATTTCAGGACAATACTCAATTAATAAAAAGATTTACGCCATGTATAGAGAAGACCTGCTAAATGGAGGAGCTATAGGCTACCCTGCGTTTTCAGACAATATGGTAACAGATGCACTTGATTATTGGTCTGTTAATAATACAAATGCATCGCAGCCTCGCCCTCATATGGCTGCTCAAATTTCTTCATGGAATAATCAAATATCGTCTAGATTTTTAGATAAAGCAGATTATTTCAGAATTTCTGATATAACATTAGGATTTGATTTAAAATCAATAAAAAGTTTGAATCTAGGATTAGTAGAAGGCCTAAAGGTATATGTGCAAGCTAGAAATCCTTTCACATTCACAAGTTATAAAGGATTGGATCCAGAAGGGCAATATGTAGATCAAAGAGTAAGCAATAATCAAAATGAATCCGATGGAGCTAAAATCCGTTCAGGTGTTGATAATGGAGTTGTGCCTAACATGAAATCAATTAACGTAGGTTTAAGCGTTAAATTTTAA